In Holophagales bacterium, one DNA window encodes the following:
- a CDS encoding glycosyltransferase codes for MGVRALVTGRRWELASAFAALPRPLRLESPRGDRAVVVLPAVAWDYRWQRPQQLAVALADGGRPVVYLDPFARTHLAPRFTARPLTPSLLWALLSLPGLPDPYRTTLDPAQAEVLADEVLAVLVQPPAWLLVQLPFWEPLARALAARTGAPVVYDRLDLHAGFAAIPAAVLEAERRLLGEANLVVATSAALAETPSAPVAAIALVRNGVDLERFRLAPPPRNRRPRAGFVGALASWVDADALRHAARARPEIEFFIAGRVEDRAFAELEREPNLRLIGEIPHTAVPQFLAALDIALVPFRDLPLTRAVDPVKLYEALAVGAPVVARRLPEIARWSTLLELYDTPTELPAALDRALADPGAEARAARRAAVVGESWAERAAALERLVAPLVRSLGSAPT; via the coding sequence TTGGGGGTTCGTGCGCTCGTCACCGGTCGTCGCTGGGAGCTCGCCTCCGCCTTCGCGGCGCTTCCCCGTCCGCTGCGGCTCGAGTCCCCGCGCGGGGATCGCGCGGTCGTCGTGCTGCCGGCGGTCGCCTGGGACTATCGCTGGCAGAGGCCGCAGCAGCTCGCGGTGGCACTCGCTGACGGAGGTCGGCCGGTCGTCTACCTCGATCCGTTCGCGCGCACCCATCTCGCACCCCGATTCACGGCTCGCCCGCTCACACCCTCGCTCCTCTGGGCGCTGCTCAGCCTGCCGGGGCTTCCCGACCCGTACCGAACGACCCTCGATCCTGCGCAGGCCGAAGTCCTCGCCGACGAGGTTCTCGCCGTCCTGGTGCAGCCGCCCGCCTGGCTGCTCGTCCAACTGCCGTTCTGGGAGCCGCTGGCGCGAGCCCTCGCCGCACGCACCGGTGCGCCGGTCGTCTACGACCGGCTCGACCTTCACGCGGGTTTCGCGGCGATCCCCGCCGCGGTGCTGGAGGCCGAAAGGCGCCTGTTGGGAGAGGCCAACCTGGTCGTCGCCACTTCCGCCGCGCTCGCCGAGACGCCCTCGGCGCCGGTAGCGGCGATCGCCCTGGTGCGCAACGGCGTCGACCTCGAGCGCTTTCGGCTGGCGCCGCCGCCGCGCAACCGGCGCCCGCGGGCCGGCTTCGTGGGGGCGCTGGCGTCGTGGGTGGATGCGGATGCGCTGCGCCACGCGGCGCGTGCTCGACCAGAGATCGAGTTCTTCATCGCCGGGCGCGTCGAGGATCGTGCCTTCGCCGAGCTCGAGCGCGAGCCCAACCTGCGCTTGATCGGCGAGATCCCCCACACGGCGGTGCCGCAGTTCCTCGCAGCGCTCGACATCGCCCTGGTGCCGTTTCGCGACCTGCCGCTGACTCGGGCCGTCGATCCGGTGAAGCTCTACGAGGCGCTGGCGGTCGGCGCTCCGGTGGTGGCGCGCCGCCTGCCGGAAATTGCCCGGTGGTCGACGCTACTCGAGCTCTACGACACGCCAACGGAGCTTCCGGCGGCGCTCGACCGGGCACTTGCCGACCCGGGAGCCGAGGCGCGGGCGGCACGTCGCGCCGCCGTGGTCGGCGAGAGCTGGGCGGAACGGGCGGCCGCCCTTGAGCGGCTCGTTGCCCCCCTGGTACGCTCGCTAGGTTCCGCACCCACCTGA